The [Clostridium] celerecrescens 18A genomic sequence GCTACTAACGGAGCGGAACCCATACCGGACTCATTGGAAAATAAGCCCCGGGCAATGCCGTACTGCATGGCAAGCATAATGCCCCGGCCAACCAGACCGCCTGCGACCGCTCCGGGCCGGAAGGCCAGGGTTACAATCACCTTCAGTGCAGGAATGATGAAGTCAGCGTTGATGCCAAGAATGATCAGACAGCCTGCCACATAGAAGGCCGCCATAAATGGTACAAGCTTTTCACATACTGTTGCGATGGACTTGATGCCGCCGATAATAACCACAGCGGTAATCACACCGAAGACAAGGCCGATTGCAATGCGCGGAATCGGCAGCGGTACATTGTTTTCAATAATCTCAGCGATAGCGTTGATCTGAGTCCCGCTTCCAATACCAAAGGAAGCAAACAAGGCGAACAGTGCAAAGAGTACGCCCAGCCACTTTAAGCCCAGTGCTCGCTCCAGTGCATACATGGCACCTCCCTGCATTCGTCCATCCTTCGTCTGCACACGATATTTAACTGCAATCAGGGATTCTGAATATTTGGTTGCAATGCCGAATACGCCGGTGAGCCAGCACCAGAGAACAGCACCTGGGCCGCCTAAGAACACTGCCGTACCCACGCCCACAATATTGCCGGTACCGATGGTGGAGGCAAGGGCAGTAGTCAGCGCCTGAAATTGGCTGACCTCTCCTGGTGAATCAGGGTCTTTTGTAACAGACAGCTTAATGGCTGTAAAGGTTTTACGCTGGATAAAGCCTGTGCGCACGGTCAAAAATAAGTGAGTGCCAAACAGAAGTACAATCATGGGTATCCCCCAAATTGCTGAGTCCAGCTTGTTGAAAAGTTCAGTAACTGCTTGCATTGTTATCTACTTCCCTTCCTTCGTATTTTTTGATAAAAAAAAGAGTGGGATATACTCCCACTCACAAAAAAACAGAGATCATGCGATATTCCAAAAAAAGGGAAACAATCGCCTCTGTCCTTTTGCCTGAGAGTTTCGCGCCTAAGCGCTTGCCCCTTCGGCCCCTGCATAGCTGCAGATGTCTCCAGAGTGCCATCCGTCCATGGTCTGCGCTGGGCGCATTCCACAGATTTCATTTGGCGAACATTTAAAGAATAGCGTCATTATACATTATGGATTAAATTTTTGCAAGAACTTTATCCATGGATGCATTGGAATAGAATTCCCTTGACAGCCGTTTTTAAATACGATAAAATATACATGCACTAGAAACAGCTTACAATTGAATAACAAATGAAAAGTACGTAATATCCCTTATT encodes the following:
- a CDS encoding alanine/glycine:cation symporter family protein — translated: MQAVTELFNKLDSAIWGIPMIVLLFGTHLFLTVRTGFIQRKTFTAIKLSVTKDPDSPGEVSQFQALTTALASTIGTGNIVGVGTAVFLGGPGAVLWCWLTGVFGIATKYSESLIAVKYRVQTKDGRMQGGAMYALERALGLKWLGVLFALFALFASFGIGSGTQINAIAEIIENNVPLPIPRIAIGLVFGVITAVVIIGGIKSIATVCEKLVPFMAAFYVAGCLIILGINADFIIPALKVIVTLAFRPGAVAGGLVGRGIMLAMQYGIARGLFSNESGMGSAPLVASAAQTRNPVRQALVSSTGTFWDTVVVCLMTGLVLVSTIMKNPDINMDMIQNGGQMTTAAFSQIPVLGPVILVVGIITFAYSTILGWSYYGERCCEYLFGSKGMLPYKIIFVSIVVVGPVLSLDLVWTISDILNALMAIPNLVAVLLLSGVVAKDTKYYLNHLDERDETPIPVIDK